In Leptolyngbya sp. CCY15150, one DNA window encodes the following:
- a CDS encoding septal ring lytic transglycosylase RlpA family protein, with amino-acid sequence MTAALVIGTLATSSSGHASVAGTADNDSDANVAIAESAPNHIANDGVSTEALTTASTEDVVKVGEYHSRNSIELSQSEAIASILPHQLDDRQAATLYIRDIPVITFLAPLDEGGSATTDDASADVKVSGSQESVVLAQASASSDVDDYAQDPVWRATAIAANLNQLYRSGVDPSSITAIWDDEGDRLVIQVGDRELTEINETTILPDTTRNPAEDALQATNRLRRLLGGAEPLGEVYGLPAPEPAPSASYHAVLRTLSGMASWYGPGFHGNYSASGEIFDQNAMTAAHPSLPFGTQVRVTNLDTGLSVVVRINDRGPYAHGRVIDLSAGAAQVIGLVSSGVAPVSLDVLGNN; translated from the coding sequence ATGACTGCTGCACTCGTTATCGGAACGCTAGCGACCTCGTCTTCTGGACATGCTAGTGTCGCCGGAACCGCAGATAATGACTCAGACGCCAACGTTGCGATCGCAGAGTCTGCGCCTAATCACATCGCAAACGACGGTGTCAGCACCGAGGCCCTGACGACAGCTTCCACTGAAGATGTTGTGAAGGTCGGTGAATATCACTCTCGTAACTCCATTGAACTCTCTCAGAGTGAGGCGATCGCTAGCATTTTGCCCCATCAACTCGATGATCGGCAAGCTGCGACCCTCTATATCCGAGACATTCCCGTCATCACGTTCTTGGCTCCCCTTGATGAGGGTGGCTCGGCTACTACCGATGACGCGAGCGCAGACGTAAAAGTTTCAGGATCTCAAGAAAGCGTTGTGCTTGCCCAGGCTTCAGCATCGTCTGATGTTGATGACTATGCTCAAGATCCTGTTTGGCGTGCTACCGCTATTGCTGCTAACCTCAACCAGCTCTATCGCAGTGGCGTTGATCCATCTTCGATCACGGCTATCTGGGACGATGAAGGCGATCGCCTCGTCATTCAGGTGGGCGATCGTGAGCTAACTGAGATCAACGAAACGACGATTCTGCCTGATACGACCCGAAATCCTGCAGAAGATGCCCTCCAGGCCACGAACCGGCTTCGTCGCCTCTTGGGAGGAGCTGAACCCTTGGGTGAAGTCTATGGCTTGCCTGCCCCTGAGCCTGCTCCTAGCGCATCCTACCATGCTGTTCTGCGTACCCTTAGCGGCATGGCATCCTGGTATGGCCCAGGCTTCCACGGCAACTACAGCGCCAGTGGTGAAATTTTTGACCAAAATGCCATGACGGCGGCTCACCCCAGCCTGCCTTTTGGCACCCAGGTACGCGTCACCAATCTAGATACGGGGCTATCTGTGGTCGTTCGTATTAACGATCGCGGCCCCTATGCCCATGGACGCGTGATTGACCTGTCGGCAGGTGCCGCCCAGGTGATTGGCCTGGTGAGTTCGGGTGTTGCGCCCGTTAGCCTAGATGTTTTAGGCAATAACTAG
- a CDS encoding SH3 domain-containing protein → MKSPLNVICRLRNSTSFTQALGSSHNTSLKKDIRRGMGLWMSVTTALLWVGGASVAPLRADPEAGWGEWQRQTPQTETSFGSGFFNQDLRRFAAFEQACQTALGETAPSIDYWFRLSTLVSQLGTGLVEYGCRDATGAFVRTTTMTAIATQIEPVECLQVNSPISSGLNVRAWPGEAEQIVGGVANGTHLDPGGFPATITEVDGRNWVAIVSPLTGWVSNGQPGSEGNLSLCSIDGSAPRSPG, encoded by the coding sequence ATGAAAAGTCCGTTGAATGTCATTTGCCGTCTCCGCAATTCCACTAGCTTCACCCAAGCGCTAGGTAGCAGCCACAACACTTCACTTAAGAAAGATATCCGTCGAGGAATGGGACTCTGGATGTCTGTCACCACAGCCTTACTCTGGGTAGGCGGGGCATCGGTTGCGCCCTTACGTGCAGATCCGGAAGCCGGCTGGGGCGAATGGCAACGTCAAACACCTCAAACCGAGACCAGCTTTGGCTCCGGCTTCTTCAACCAAGACCTCCGGCGCTTCGCTGCTTTTGAACAGGCCTGTCAGACTGCTCTAGGAGAGACTGCCCCATCGATTGACTATTGGTTTCGGCTCAGCACCCTCGTCTCCCAATTAGGCACTGGACTGGTGGAGTATGGCTGTCGGGATGCAACCGGAGCATTTGTCCGCACCACCACCATGACAGCGATCGCCACTCAGATTGAGCCGGTCGAGTGCCTGCAGGTCAATTCGCCCATTAGCAGTGGGCTGAATGTACGAGCTTGGCCCGGGGAGGCAGAGCAGATTGTGGGAGGTGTAGCCAATGGCACCCACCTGGATCCCGGAGGCTTTCCTGCAACCATCACCGAAGTCGATGGCCGCAACTGGGTGGCGATCGTTTCCCCCCTGACGGGATGGGTTTCTAATGGTCAGCCCGGCAGCGAGGGCAACTTGAGCCTTTGTTCCATTGATGGGTCAGCTCCACGCTCTCCAGGCTAG
- a CDS encoding asparaginase, which produces MTRGKRTQTAELEVRLLREGIVESTHQVQAVVCDERGRMLSLAGSGEAAAFIRSALKPFQALAVTTTGTLETYNLNDRDLAIICASHQGAIEQARQAFNILWRCDVEPSALQCPIPADKQSPLEHNCSGKHAGMLAVCKQRNWSLGSYLQPSHPVQRLILEKVADLLQMPAEEFIGAHDDCGAPTYFMQLRQMATLYALLASGSSVDMERIIRAMTHYPEMIAGPGQFDTEVMRLTEGEIVSKSGAEGVQCIARVGEGMGLAIKCVDGSRRAKYAVAIHLLKQLGWITPAIAETLSDVHMTIGAFKRLDIIGELAML; this is translated from the coding sequence ATGACTAGGGGAAAACGCACTCAAACGGCAGAACTCGAAGTTCGGCTTTTGCGAGAAGGAATTGTTGAATCAACCCACCAAGTGCAAGCGGTGGTCTGTGATGAGCGGGGGCGAATGCTGTCCCTGGCTGGTAGCGGTGAGGCGGCGGCGTTCATTCGCTCAGCCCTAAAGCCATTTCAGGCCCTAGCGGTGACCACCACGGGAACGCTGGAAACCTACAACCTCAACGATCGCGACTTGGCGATTATTTGCGCTTCCCATCAAGGGGCGATCGAGCAAGCGCGCCAAGCCTTCAACATTTTATGGCGCTGTGATGTGGAGCCCTCAGCTCTGCAATGCCCCATCCCTGCCGATAAGCAAAGCCCGCTGGAGCATAATTGCTCTGGTAAGCACGCGGGCATGTTGGCGGTGTGTAAGCAGCGCAATTGGTCTCTAGGCAGCTATCTCCAGCCTAGCCATCCGGTGCAGCGGCTGATCTTGGAAAAGGTAGCTGATCTGTTGCAGATGCCCGCAGAAGAATTCATCGGAGCCCATGATGACTGTGGCGCACCCACCTACTTTATGCAGCTTCGGCAAATGGCTACCCTCTATGCCCTGCTAGCCTCGGGCAGCAGCGTGGATATGGAGCGAATTATTCGCGCCATGACCCACTATCCGGAGATGATTGCCGGCCCCGGTCAGTTTGATACGGAGGTGATGCGCTTGACGGAAGGCGAAATCGTCAGCAAATCGGGAGCGGAGGGTGTTCAATGCATTGCCCGGGTCGGAGAAGGCATGGGGCTTGCGATCAAGTGTGTGGATGGATCGCGGCGGGCTAAGTATGCTGTTGCCATTCACCTGCTGAAGCAACTGGGATGGATCACGCCAGCGATCGCCGAGACCTTGTCGGATGTTCACATGACCATTGGTGCATTCAAGCGGCTGGATATTATCGGCGAACTAGCGATGCTGTAG
- a CDS encoding four-carbon acid sugar kinase family protein, protein MSTQPKIIVLDDDPTGSQTVHSCLLLTRWDEDTLKLGLLDDAPIFFILTNTRALPPEQANQITREVCQALKRAIAQVGLQDFLIVSRSDSTLRGHYPIETDAIAEELGPFDAHFLTPAFFEGGRITRDSIHYLLIDGVETPVHTTEFAQDSVFGYHHSYLPDYVEEKTKGRISSENVERFLLADIRGGTGDRLLALRDNQCGVVDAEEQADLDRFAQDVLAAAAQGKRFLFRSAASLLTALADLPPQPTPADQMGAYTRHGQPGAVLVGSHVKKTTEQLNELLKEPGVAGVEIDVAHLLDASDQQRADLLTNICDRIHTVHSAGQTPVIYTSREELTFDSIETRLAFGVAVSDLLMDVVRHLPDNLGFLISKGGITSNDVVSTGLALTAARLLGQILPGCSIIRTPADHPQFPNLPVVLFPGNVGDRTSLAEAYRRLNRSGT, encoded by the coding sequence ATGTCTACGCAACCCAAAATTATTGTGCTGGATGATGATCCCACCGGATCTCAAACCGTGCATAGCTGTCTCCTGCTCACCCGCTGGGATGAAGACACCCTCAAGCTGGGCTTACTGGATGATGCTCCCATCTTTTTTATCTTGACTAACACCCGCGCCCTGCCCCCTGAGCAGGCCAACCAGATCACCCGTGAGGTATGCCAAGCCCTCAAGCGGGCGATCGCTCAGGTGGGGCTCCAAGACTTTTTGATCGTGAGCCGCTCTGATTCCACCCTGCGCGGTCACTACCCGATTGAAACCGATGCGATCGCCGAGGAGCTGGGCCCCTTCGATGCCCATTTCCTCACCCCCGCCTTTTTTGAAGGTGGACGCATCACCCGCGACAGCATTCACTACTTATTAATAGATGGCGTCGAAACACCGGTACACACCACCGAGTTTGCGCAGGACTCTGTCTTTGGTTACCACCACAGCTATCTCCCCGACTATGTCGAAGAGAAAACCAAAGGCCGCATTTCCAGTGAGAATGTGGAACGATTTTTGCTGGCTGATATCCGGGGCGGTACGGGCGATCGCCTCCTGGCCCTCCGTGATAACCAATGTGGCGTGGTAGATGCCGAAGAGCAGGCGGACTTGGATCGATTTGCCCAGGATGTTTTGGCTGCTGCCGCCCAGGGAAAGCGCTTTCTGTTTCGCAGCGCCGCCAGCTTACTGACCGCCTTGGCAGATCTTCCCCCCCAGCCCACCCCCGCCGACCAGATGGGAGCCTACACTCGTCACGGGCAACCCGGTGCCGTCTTGGTGGGATCCCACGTCAAGAAAACAACAGAGCAACTGAACGAACTCCTGAAGGAACCCGGTGTTGCTGGGGTTGAGATTGACGTCGCCCACTTACTCGACGCCAGCGATCAACAGCGCGCCGACCTGCTGACCAATATTTGCGATCGCATTCACACCGTCCACAGCGCTGGTCAAACACCCGTAATCTACACCAGCCGCGAAGAGCTTACGTTTGATAGCATCGAAACTCGCCTAGCGTTCGGGGTAGCCGTCTCGGATCTACTCATGGATGTGGTGCGCCACCTGCCAGACAACCTAGGATTCTTGATTAGCAAAGGCGGGATCACCTCCAATGACGTCGTCAGCACCGGTCTAGCCCTCACCGCAGCTAGACTCCTCGGGCAAATTCTACCCGGCTGTTCCATCATTCGCACCCCCGCCGATCATCCCCAGTTCCCGAACCTGCCGGTGGTTCTCTTTCCCGGCAACGTGGGCGATCGCACCTCCCTAGCTGAAGCCTATCGCCGCCTAAATCGTTCTGGAACCTGA
- a CDS encoding c-type cytochrome: MSRLVQVWEWMTSQSIPWIRREWERLSSRKGMGGRSLRWWWAAGLAVCMVGVPDRALAINVPQGAELFNSNCARCHINGQNLILPDKNLQYDTLQTYQMNSVEAIAHQIRHGKNIMPAFGDQFSPEQLENIATYVLMNAQQGWNAVAQSPSP; this comes from the coding sequence ATGAGCCGACTTGTGCAAGTTTGGGAGTGGATGACATCCCAGTCAATTCCCTGGATCAGACGTGAATGGGAACGATTAAGTTCACGCAAGGGCATGGGAGGGCGATCGCTCCGGTGGTGGTGGGCGGCTGGGCTGGCGGTTTGCATGGTGGGAGTTCCCGATCGCGCCCTAGCCATCAACGTACCCCAGGGAGCTGAGTTGTTTAACAGCAACTGTGCCCGCTGCCATATTAATGGACAGAATTTAATTTTGCCGGACAAGAACCTGCAGTACGACACGCTGCAAACCTATCAGATGAATTCTGTGGAGGCGATCGCCCATCAAATTCGTCATGGCAAAAACATCATGCCAGCGTTTGGCGATCAGTTCAGCCCAGAGCAACTGGAGAACATTGCTACCTATGTGTTGATGAATGCTCAGCAGGGTTGGAATGCGGTCGCTCAATCTCCGTCACCTTAG
- a CDS encoding DUF697 domain-containing protein, translated as MAITLQRPILIGGLGLTASIWLLDSLGASVVGLGDNLVWAIALGSGIWWMRHRRSPAVEPTTLPKDRPAVEAAIQSAIALIDQLEAELQQEATAATPGIVDHLRSQLEHLQGELDRSTLRLAIVGEAAVGKTAIAQQLTQQWLPKISWPTDVTAVAISDVSSQAIALEESESVLKDADLVLLVTPGDLTESSYQALVGYATAGQRVLVAFNKQDQYPLDERSLLLHQVRQRVAAYVPSADVVAIAADPAAMKVRKHLEDGTVQESWQQSEADLASLSQTLTSLIPQGRSLVLATVARQVHQVRVATLAELNRYRRQRAMPLIEQAQWIAGAAAFANPVPSLDLLATAAVNAQLVLDLGKVYQQSFSMEQAKAVAGTMAKLMVQMGVVELSTQAIAPLLKTHALTFAAGGALQGMSAAYLTRLAGLSLVDYFQAQSIVDPSDRTPFSLQPEALKQRLNDVFQQMQPLGQVRALVDQGLRRLAPTA; from the coding sequence ATGGCAATAACGTTGCAGCGCCCCATTTTGATTGGTGGATTGGGCTTGACCGCAAGTATTTGGCTCCTTGATAGCCTGGGTGCCTCGGTGGTGGGGCTGGGAGACAATCTGGTCTGGGCGATCGCTCTTGGGTCTGGCATTTGGTGGATGCGCCATCGCCGCAGTCCGGCTGTTGAACCCACTACCCTACCCAAGGATCGCCCGGCGGTGGAAGCTGCGATTCAGTCGGCGATCGCCCTGATCGATCAGCTTGAAGCGGAACTTCAACAGGAGGCGACTGCTGCAACCCCTGGCATCGTCGATCATCTGCGATCGCAACTGGAGCACTTACAGGGTGAACTGGATCGTTCTACGCTGCGCCTAGCGATTGTCGGGGAAGCTGCCGTGGGCAAAACGGCGATCGCCCAACAGCTTACCCAGCAATGGTTACCCAAGATCTCTTGGCCTACCGATGTAACTGCGGTAGCGATCAGCGACGTGTCGTCCCAAGCGATCGCTCTGGAGGAATCGGAATCGGTGCTCAAGGATGCCGATCTGGTGCTGTTGGTGACCCCTGGTGATTTGACGGAGTCTAGCTACCAAGCGCTGGTCGGCTATGCGACGGCTGGGCAACGGGTGCTGGTGGCGTTCAATAAGCAAGACCAATATCCCTTGGATGAGCGATCGCTGCTGCTGCATCAGGTGCGCCAACGGGTGGCGGCCTATGTTCCGTCGGCGGATGTGGTGGCGATCGCTGCCGATCCAGCCGCGATGAAGGTACGCAAGCATCTAGAGGATGGCACGGTGCAGGAATCGTGGCAGCAGTCCGAAGCTGATCTAGCTAGTCTGAGCCAGACTCTCACCTCCCTGATCCCCCAAGGGCGATCGCTGGTACTAGCTACGGTGGCCCGCCAGGTGCATCAGGTGCGCGTAGCTACCCTAGCGGAACTGAATCGCTATCGCCGCCAACGGGCCATGCCTTTGATTGAGCAAGCTCAGTGGATTGCCGGTGCTGCTGCTTTTGCCAATCCGGTGCCGAGCCTTGATTTGCTGGCCACAGCAGCGGTGAATGCTCAGTTGGTGCTCGATTTGGGCAAGGTGTATCAGCAATCCTTCTCCATGGAGCAGGCTAAGGCGGTGGCGGGAACCATGGCCAAGCTGATGGTGCAAATGGGCGTGGTGGAACTGTCCACCCAGGCGATCGCTCCCCTGCTCAAAACCCATGCTCTGACCTTTGCCGCGGGTGGTGCGCTACAGGGCATGAGTGCTGCTTATCTAACCCGATTGGCTGGCTTGAGCCTAGTAGACTATTTCCAAGCCCAGAGCATAGTGGATCCCAGCGATCGCACCCCCTTCTCGCTCCAGCCTGAGGCGCTCAAACAACGGCTGAACGATGTCTTCCAACAGATGCAGCCGCTGGGCCAGGTGCGGGCTTTGGTGGATCAAGGTTTGCGGCGTCTTGCTCCCACTGCCTAG
- the map gene encoding type I methionyl aminopeptidase, with protein sequence MNTEAIVLLSSREVDKMRAAGQLAAQLLDHLAPMIKPGVSTLDLNDEAERWTQAHGAKSAPLGYHGFPKSICTSVNEVVCHGIPNAKQILRDGDIINVDVTPTVDGYHGDTSRTFFVGEPSAIARRLVEVTEQCLELAIAEVKPGARIGDIGAAIQDYAEAQGFSVVRDFVGHGVSRIFHTAPQVPHYGRRGRGKKLRPGMVFTIEPMINEGTWEVDVLEDGWTAVTKDRKLSAQFEHTLAVTEEGVEILTQHPELVVA encoded by the coding sequence ATGAATACCGAAGCGATCGTTTTATTATCAAGCCGTGAAGTAGACAAAATGCGAGCTGCCGGCCAGCTTGCCGCCCAATTGCTCGATCATCTAGCACCCATGATCAAACCTGGGGTGAGCACCCTAGACCTCAATGATGAGGCAGAACGCTGGACTCAAGCCCACGGTGCCAAAAGTGCGCCCCTGGGCTACCACGGGTTTCCTAAATCGATCTGCACCAGCGTCAACGAAGTGGTTTGCCACGGCATCCCCAATGCCAAACAAATTTTGCGGGACGGAGACATTATTAATGTAGACGTCACTCCAACGGTGGATGGCTACCATGGCGATACCTCCCGCACCTTTTTTGTCGGAGAACCGTCGGCGATCGCTCGACGCTTAGTCGAAGTGACCGAGCAATGTCTGGAGCTTGCCATTGCCGAAGTCAAGCCAGGAGCCCGCATTGGAGATATCGGTGCCGCCATTCAAGACTATGCCGAAGCCCAAGGGTTTTCGGTGGTGCGTGACTTCGTGGGTCACGGCGTCAGCCGGATTTTTCACACCGCGCCCCAAGTGCCGCACTACGGCCGACGAGGGCGGGGCAAGAAGCTGCGCCCCGGCATGGTGTTTACCATCGAACCGATGATCAATGAAGGGACGTGGGAAGTGGACGTGCTGGAGGATGGCTGGACAGCAGTCACCAAAGATCGCAAGCTTTCAGCCCAGTTTGAGCATACCCTCGCGGTCACCGAAGAGGGCGTGGAAATCCTCACGCAGCATCCCGAGTTGGTCGTCGCCTGA
- a CDS encoding CGLD27 family protein — protein MKSPVSRCPVPHEQQPINEYQELRASWFYSWGTRNLRGYIAPIVVLWLLSWAIAGPVAAVSFVPAKVPLQFFLAAATGACIIPALTLARLYLGWMYIRDRLHKQTISYEESGWYDGQLWTKPDTVVTRDRLLVSHEVQPILQRLQQTFGLFLLLGLGESLVWGLL, from the coding sequence ATGAAGTCTCCTGTTTCCCGCTGTCCAGTTCCTCACGAACAACAACCTATTAATGAGTACCAAGAGCTGCGAGCATCGTGGTTCTATAGCTGGGGAACTCGCAACCTCCGGGGCTATATTGCGCCGATCGTGGTGCTCTGGCTTTTGAGTTGGGCGATCGCTGGCCCCGTGGCGGCGGTCAGCTTTGTGCCAGCCAAGGTGCCGCTACAGTTTTTCCTGGCAGCGGCGACCGGGGCCTGTATTATTCCGGCTTTGACCCTAGCCCGCCTGTATTTAGGATGGATGTATATTCGCGATCGCCTTCACAAACAGACGATTTCCTACGAAGAGTCGGGCTGGTATGACGGTCAGCTTTGGACGAAGCCAGATACGGTGGTCACCCGCGATCGCCTGTTGGTGAGCCACGAAGTTCAGCCTATTCTCCAGCGCTTGCAGCAAACCTTTGGTTTGTTTCTGCTTTTGGGGTTAGGGGAAAGTTTAGTATGGGGCTTGCTTTAG
- a CDS encoding DUF938 domain-containing protein — MTSPSDHRQYAAATDRNREPILAVLQDVLPETGTVLEISSGTGQHAVFFAPRLAPRRWLPSDANPLAIDSIAAWRSHHPCETLYPPILLDAAISPWPVEQVPLPASLADSGFEPGAIAALVNINMIHISPWSATLGLFAGAERLLPPGGVLYLYGPYKQQGQHTAPSNAAFDESLRAQNPDWGVRNLEDVVAVAIAHQLQLVKTVPMPANNLSVVFQR, encoded by the coding sequence ATGACTTCACCATCTGACCATCGTCAATATGCGGCGGCCACCGATCGCAACCGTGAGCCAATTTTGGCTGTATTGCAAGATGTGCTGCCTGAAACGGGCACCGTGCTAGAAATTTCCAGCGGCACCGGGCAACATGCGGTCTTCTTTGCGCCTCGTCTTGCACCCCGCCGCTGGCTGCCGTCCGATGCCAATCCTCTAGCGATCGACAGCATTGCCGCTTGGCGATCGCACCACCCCTGCGAAACCCTCTATCCGCCCATTCTCCTCGATGCCGCCATCAGTCCTTGGCCCGTGGAACAAGTTCCGTTGCCTGCCAGCTTGGCTGACTCAGGATTTGAACCGGGGGCGATCGCTGCCCTAGTGAATATCAATATGATTCACATTTCGCCATGGAGCGCCACCCTAGGGCTGTTTGCCGGAGCCGAGCGCCTCTTACCACCGGGGGGCGTGCTCTACCTCTATGGCCCCTACAAACAGCAGGGACAGCATACCGCACCCAGTAATGCAGCCTTCGATGAAAGTTTGCGCGCCCAAAATCCTGATTGGGGCGTGCGCAACTTGGAAGATGTGGTTGCCGTGGCGATCGCCCACCAGTTGCAGTTGGTCAAAACAGTGCCCATGCCCGCCAACAACCTCTCTGTGGTGTTCCAGCGCTAG
- a CDS encoding DUF4359 domain-containing protein, with protein sequence MKLFKFASLLLGASLVGLGGAMVITNPGQEAYEDYATQQLTLYLETRSDEICQDTPGFLQDLLQDQCGTLLRSLLDSNQNQVRQIISRSTERQNFYVLSIYKTNLQIHDMLPSYYVESVGVFQNFYIYTAEQR encoded by the coding sequence ATGAAATTGTTTAAGTTCGCCAGTTTACTTCTAGGTGCATCCTTAGTAGGGTTGGGAGGTGCCATGGTGATCACCAATCCCGGACAAGAGGCCTATGAAGACTATGCCACCCAGCAACTCACTCTCTACCTCGAAACCCGTAGTGATGAGATCTGCCAAGACACCCCTGGTTTTTTGCAAGACCTGCTGCAGGATCAATGTGGCACGCTCTTGCGATCGCTCCTAGACAGCAACCAAAACCAAGTTCGCCAGATCATCTCCAGAAGCACAGAGCGCCAAAACTTCTACGTGCTCAGCATTTATAAGACCAATCTCCAAATACACGACATGCTGCCGTCGTACTATGTGGAGTCGGTGGGCGTGTTTCAAAATTTCTACATTTACACCGCAGAGCAACGCTAG
- a CDS encoding DUF697 domain-containing protein yields the protein MSRSDLVRPQLADTHFNRARASLRQLLNRYGRQGRSRSSTELQAALKPRLDQLAGALDKLNGYLVRVAVFGLVSRGKSAVLNALIGQKVLPTGPIHGVTQWPRSVFWSLETAMGKAVIELIDTPGLDEVDGQARADMAREIAEQADLILFVIAGDMTRTEYQALHDLLAAHKPLIVVFNKTDLYPNRDRTVIFQQLRARLNSGHLNCPDPNLTLDDVVLVAAEPAPMEVRVEWPDGRITQEWEAPPAQITPLTQRLLAILNREGKSLLALNAMRQAELTEAAIAQTIVAQRDADAEQLIWSFAKWKGLAVALNPIAVLDIAGGAIADLAMIRALARLYGLPMTRYEAGKLLNAIVWSGGRLVLGEFASNVLLGAGKSGAAMASLWDGGSSLAAYGTAAAAQAAIAGYGSYQVGKAAQIYLEQGCSWGPQGASTVLQDILSQVDADTVIARLKSDIQAATHAQPVPSSEQP from the coding sequence ATGTCTCGCTCTGATTTAGTTCGCCCCCAGCTTGCCGACACCCACTTCAATCGGGCGCGCGCCAGTCTGCGGCAACTGCTGAATCGCTATGGTCGTCAGGGGCGATCGCGATCCTCTACCGAACTCCAGGCGGCCCTTAAGCCAAGGCTGGATCAGCTTGCCGGTGCCTTGGATAAACTGAACGGCTACCTCGTCCGGGTGGCGGTGTTTGGCCTGGTCAGTCGTGGTAAATCGGCGGTGTTAAATGCTCTGATTGGTCAAAAGGTGCTGCCCACAGGGCCCATTCATGGCGTGACCCAATGGCCGCGGTCGGTCTTTTGGTCGCTGGAGACGGCTATGGGCAAGGCCGTGATTGAGCTGATTGATACACCGGGCTTGGATGAAGTGGACGGTCAGGCTCGGGCGGATATGGCCCGCGAGATTGCTGAGCAGGCTGACCTAATCTTGTTTGTGATCGCTGGGGACATGACCCGCACGGAATACCAAGCGCTGCACGATCTGCTGGCGGCGCACAAGCCCTTGATTGTGGTCTTCAACAAAACCGATCTGTATCCCAACCGCGATCGCACCGTGATTTTTCAACAGCTTCGGGCGCGGCTGAACTCCGGTCACCTGAACTGCCCTGATCCCAATTTGACCCTAGACGACGTTGTGCTCGTGGCTGCCGAGCCAGCGCCTATGGAGGTGCGTGTGGAATGGCCCGACGGACGCATCACCCAAGAATGGGAAGCACCACCCGCCCAGATTACGCCCTTGACCCAGCGGCTCTTGGCGATCCTGAATCGAGAAGGCAAGTCATTGCTGGCTTTGAACGCCATGCGCCAGGCGGAACTCACCGAGGCGGCGATCGCTCAAACCATTGTGGCGCAGCGGGATGCTGATGCTGAACAGTTAATTTGGAGCTTTGCCAAGTGGAAAGGGTTGGCCGTAGCGCTTAACCCGATTGCCGTATTGGATATTGCCGGAGGAGCGATCGCCGACCTCGCGATGATCCGCGCCTTGGCCCGCCTCTACGGGCTACCCATGACTCGCTATGAAGCCGGTAAGTTGCTGAATGCTATCGTCTGGAGCGGTGGACGTTTAGTACTCGGGGAATTTGCCTCCAATGTGCTGTTGGGAGCGGGCAAGAGCGGGGCAGCCATGGCTAGTCTATGGGATGGTGGTAGTAGTCTTGCAGCCTACGGTACGGCGGCGGCAGCCCAGGCAGCGATCGCTGGCTATGGTTCCTATCAAGTGGGTAAAGCCGCCCAAATTTATCTAGAACAGGGCTGTTCTTGGGGCCCTCAGGGGGCCAGCACGGTGCTGCAAGATATTCTGAGCCAGGTGGATGCAGATACCGTGATTGCCCGTCTCAAGTCGGATATTCAAGCGGCAACCCATGCCCAACCTGTACCGTCCTCGGAGCAACCCTAA
- the infC gene encoding translation initiation factor IF-3, with translation MANKQLINHRIRSPRVLLIDHENTNRGVTETRDALQLAESVGLDLVLVSESKDVPVAKILDYGKHQYQQKKRHRQNTSKPTVKEVKLRPNVGESDYSLRIKRAVEWLDKGDSVKFQVRLRGREHQHRDRAAELLERVVTDLGESAKVQSFDRRALIVQVTPA, from the coding sequence ATCGCTAATAAGCAACTCATTAACCACCGCATTCGATCGCCGCGTGTTTTGCTGATTGACCATGAAAACACCAACCGTGGCGTAACTGAGACCCGCGATGCCCTGCAGCTTGCTGAGAGTGTGGGGTTGGATCTAGTCTTGGTTTCTGAGTCCAAGGATGTTCCAGTTGCTAAAATCCTGGACTACGGTAAACATCAATACCAACAAAAGAAACGCCATCGTCAGAATACCAGTAAGCCCACGGTCAAGGAAGTGAAGCTGCGCCCCAATGTGGGTGAATCAGACTACAGCCTTCGGATTAAGCGAGCTGTTGAATGGCTAGACAAAGGTGATTCTGTCAAATTCCAAGTGCGATTACGGGGACGGGAACACCAGCATCGCGATCGCGCCGCTGAGCTACTAGAGCGGGTTGTGACCGATTTAGGTGAATCAGCCAAGGTACAGTCTTTTGATCGGCGGGCGCTGATTGTACAAGTCACCCCTGCTTAA